The Marasmius oreades isolate 03SP1 chromosome 2, whole genome shotgun sequence genomic sequence TTGGGTGAGGAGGGAGGAGGTCGAAAAATAACAGAAAGTGAGGTACCTCACGTAACTCTCTAACTTGTTCTGTAAGTCCACCGATCCCTGCGAAAGATGCACCTCCTGGATCCTCTAAGCTCATTTTGTACACCAATGGGTCCACTTCCCTCGGCAGAATCCGCATTATTGTAAGAGTTGTCATATCAAGAGAGACTCGAGTGCCGTTTTTCATTTTTTCGACGGGTAAAGTAGGTCGGAAGGATACCACATATCGAGGACCTGATGATGCCTTTACTATGACTGGATTATGGTTTAAGAAAAAAAATGAGATGCCAGGAAGAATGAATGAACAAGTGAAACAAAACTCACACCTCTCATCGTCCAATTGCTTCATAACCTCCCCGATAATTTGTCCTACGGATTGTACGGCCTTGATGTCGTCTTCTGTCTTCTCGTAGTCTCTTTCGAGGTCTTTCAACGAAAACCGCACTGTTCATGAATTATCCATATAAGCAACAAAAGAGAGGATAATTCATAAGACGAACAGTTCTTCAAGCTTTCACTGCTGACTTCGTGTGCTCGCATTTTCTATTGGACTTTTGGTTCAACTGCCCATGAAGACTGGTGCGAAATACATGGCAATACTCACCTCGCGATAGCTTTTCAGAGCATTCTTCCGTCGCTCGTCCATGGCTCCAGAGGATGTCGATGCTTGTCCGTCCATGATGAACGATTCGTAAGAGTAGCGACGCGTTAGCGGTACGGAGATGACGCGTCAACAGACGCTGACAAATCATTAATCATTCTCCAAGAAAATATAGCGTGTTCAGGCTGGTATTTGAGTAAGTAGTAGCATTGGGTACGCAGTATTAAAACATACAAGCCTTGTGATACAGTAATCGTAAATTCAGTATACAGcattaaaaaaaaagatgaaaaaaaaaaacccaaATCAACCGAttaaaaaaaacaaaccaaACCCAGCAACCAAACCCAATCAACTCATCTCACCATCCTCACCAGAAGAATCCCCACCCCCACCAACTTCCACAACAAAATCACTCACAACATCCTGCAACTCCCTAACAACCCCACCCCGATCCCACTCCCTTCTATTCCTCCACACACAACTCAAACACGTCGCCCGTAGCTGCTCCAACTGCTCAATCGTCAATGTCGACGTATGCAATCGCAGACTACTCTCTAATTGCGCCAACAGATTCTCATCAACGTGAAACTCCGGTAACGGCGTAGGTGTCCTTTCTACCCCAGGCATCGGGGATGGTTCTCGGTCTCGATCTCGGGGAGGTTCGGGTGACTTGGAAGAAGGCTTGGAAGGATGGGGATGAGGCGATGTGGATTTTATTCTGATAGACTGCTGAGGTAGAGGCATCGACAAGAAAGGATCATCGTCTATCACAGGTGGCGGTACGGGTGTAGAATGGATAGGCATCTCCTCTGACAACGGGTTGAGGAGCGATGGATCGAAACCAGAACTCCGTGGTTGTTGTTGGGCTGCTGTTCCGAATTGCCCGTGCACTGGGTCAACCAACATCCCATCCCGTTCACGTTCACGTTGATCACCCGGACCCGGAATAAAGTTGGACGGAAACCGACTCGATTGCTCGTTATTCTGCTGCCACACGTTTGAATGTTGTTGTGATCCAGAAAGTTCGTGCTGTATCGGATAAGGAGAATGTGTCGATCGTGACGGATGGCCGAAATGAGGTTGATTGACTGAAACGGGATAAAAGTCCTGAGATGGTTGATTGAAGAGCTGCGTTGGTTGATGGGGTTGCATGGGTGGTAAAGGTTGGTGCGACTGTAGCGGATAGTGAGCCTGCATCGGCTGGAACGGCTGTGTTGGGTGCGACATATCTTGAGGATACATAGAATGCATTGGATGCAGAGGATGGGGTTGCTGCGGCTGCACCGACGGTCCCGCTTTCGCTGCTATATGTATCGAAGGTGCCGGTTGAGGAACAAGCGACTGCATCGGTTCAATCGTCAGCGGAGCAAAACGAACACTTGAATGTTGCCGCGGAGGAGTAGCAATCTCCAAAGGGTCACGATTTTCATCATATACAAACATCTTCGACCTCTTCGGATCCCTATTTTCGTCCTTTTCATCCTCAGACCCATGCGAATCCGTACCTCCTCCCCCTTCTTCCCTCTGACGCTTCAGTCGTCGCTCAAGTTTGACAGGATCCGTTATCCCAAGCTCTGGTTGCAAACCATTATGTCGCGCACTCTTACGTGTTCCCATAAACCCGTTCCCGTTCCCATTATCActcccattcccattcccacccgccttttccttttccttctcctttgcTCTCACTTTACTCTTCTTATACTCCTCCCTCCGCTTCCGCTCACGAACAGCCATTCTCTCGCACTCGAGCCGGAAAGTCGCATCAAATTCAAGTATGCTCACTTCAGCAGCATTAAACATCGCCTCGGCCCTATAATGGCGTTCCAAATCTTCTTCAGCACAAAGCGCTGTATTCCGAACGATTTTCCTGATATCATCTATGAATTCCTGGGGAGTGAGATACCGTCCTCGATAGAGTTCAGAATGCATGCGTTCTAAATCCATGTCATGAAGTTTCGGAGGTCGTCTGGTGGATGTAACTTGTACTTGCACTTCGTTAGAAGCCGGGAGGATATCTATTCCAccgccgccaccaccaccaccgttcATCAACGGCTGATCTTGTTGCGGTGGATCAGAAGTGATATCTATCACCCCGTTCACGACCGTGTTAGACTCAACAATGGTGACTTCTGGctgatcatcatcatcatcatcacccTGGAATTTCGCGTACGAGTACTCCTCCTGATTTAGAATGAACATGTCATTGAGGATTTTTTTAGAACCAAATAAATAAAACAACTTACCCTCGCCCGTTTCGTGAACCGCCTAAACTTCCTTTTCAATTCATTCAAAATAGGCCCCAACCGATATTTAAGCAACGCAATAACACGTCCATCACTCTCTTCTTGTGCCGCCAACTCAGCATCAGTCGGTTTCCTCGGTTCAAGGGGAGGAGCAATCGGTAACTTCTCCAACactcttttcttcctcggCATACCATCAGCAAATTGATTAGGTGGCCGTCGCACTTCTTCGATCAATGGCTTGAAAAACTCCACGCGTTGGTGTTCACTAGGAACAGGAATCTCAACCCGGTTGTCTTTTGTTAATCCGAACCACGAACGAACATCCTTTGGGAGATCGAGGAACCGTCCGTCAACGATGGCAAGAAGAAGTATGGGATCCGTGGGAGCAAGCGTGTCGAGCATCGCGCGGACCGTGGACCGAGCAGTCTCGTTCACTGCGGCGCACCACCCTACCAACGAGGGGATGTAAATCACAGAAGGCTGGTGACGCTTCGCTTCAACGAAAAGCTGAACAATCCCAGCTTCGACGGTCTATAAAACATTACATCAGTCAATCTTAAATCTCTGCTAACGTATAACGTACCCTTGTTGAATCACCCATGAGAGTACCCAACTCTAGGCTTTGTACATGGTATCCCTCTAAATGATGTAACACTGCAGCTCCTACATAAGCTTGCCCCATACCTAACGAACCATGAATAATAACTCGAGGCCGATATATCCTCAGCTTTTCCATAGCTATAAAACTACGTGATCAAGGGGGGGAAAAGGTCGCaataacaaaaaaaaacacatacATTGCAATGTCATCTCTCTTTCCAACGCCCCCTCCTCACCCTGGTAATCCTCATACTCCGCCTCCTCCAATGCcgtcatcttcttctcaGTTGGCAAAACACGACTTATGACCTTTTTCACTTCTTCCAAAGTTTCCGACAACAGAGGGACAAGCTGTGGCGGGAGAGGTGATGccgctgaagatgacgatcTTGCAGAAGACGGCACAAGTTCTACGTATCCGTCAGAAAGAGGAAAGCCTTACAAAAAAAGGGGGGGAGTGCTTACTCTTAATCGAAATCATGAAATCCCGTAACCCAATTCTGACAGAATCAGGCTTGAGCAACAACCGATCATTCGACTTGTAAATCTGCGGATACTTCCTCTGTACAGCAT encodes the following:
- the RPT4 gene encoding 26S proteasome subunit rpt4: MDGQASTSSGAMDERRKNALKSYREKMRAHEVSSESLKNLRFSLKDLERDYEKTEDDIKAVQSVGQIIGEVMKQLDDERFIVKASSGPRYVVSFRPTLPVEKMKNGTRVSLDMTTLTIMRILPREVDPLVYKMSLEDPGGASFAGIGGLTEQVRELREIIELPLLNPELFQRVGINPPKGVLLYGPPGTGKTLLARAVAATLNTNFLKVVSSAIVDKYIGESARVVREMFGYAREHEPCVIFMDEIDAIGGRRFSEGTSADREIQRTLMEACS
- a CDS encoding uncharacterized protein (BUSCO:EOG092606O3), producing the protein MNPSDIASETPLPHTQASPLTIKLKLSSHHSRMAAGHNNNPPLRRSSRYRSTSDILASGSEYHESDKSMQDGEPEPELNHDEDDDPLAQDQKPTFTSTRSGRRVAQKSYVESSEADDEVGPSEAGALFDDGVKFKTRTRSLRRHSADDHDNDDGDDEDEGGGLPPRRHLRSRKNSFIASEEDDDAGGGGGYNTRLRKRPSTRSNGTGKSSTSTRKPIDEKASQAAARALRAQRRHKTEEADIYEPQPQGSPGSVDADGSFDEDAQGDTDVDDLEIAMNDQRPEEEEEVEPENDGKPYSLRQRQKVNYAIPPPLEEMTRPMAKSKFGGGGGRRGGPAARRAKGPGWSATGAELGRWMGLPGAGDDSDSDIPNRTPRKPYGGLGAFGGGVAGGGGGLLAGDLAAAGTPSNLGRVGDSTLADADPLGVNVNVTFDEVGGLDDHINSLKEMTVLPLLYPEVFQQFKVTPPRGVLFHGPPGTGKTLLARALAASCRSNGKQISFFMRKGADALSKWVGEAERQLRLLFEEARNSQPSIIFFDEIDGLAPVRSSKQDQIHASIVSTLLALMDGMDGRGQVVVIGATNRPDAIDPALRRPGRFDREFYFPLPGVEAREKILGIMTRGWKGWSDEDDESKERVRGLAKLTKGYGGADLRALCTEAALNAVQRKYPQIYKSNDRLLLKPDSVRIGLRDFMISIKKLVPSSARSSSSAASPLPPQLVPLLSETLEEVKKVISRVLPTEKKMTALEEAEYEDYQGEEGALEREMTLQSMEKLRIYRPRVIIHGSLGMGQAYVGAAVLHHLEGYHVQSLELGTLMGDSTRTVEAGIVQLFVEAKRHQPSVIYIPSLVGWCAAVNETARSTVRAMLDTLAPTDPILLLAIVDGRFLDLPKDVRSWFGLTKDNRVEIPVPSEHQRVEFFKPLIEEVRRPPNQFADGMPRKKRVLEKLPIAPPLEPRKPTDAELAAQEESDGRVIALLKYRLGPILNELKRKFRRFTKRAREEYSYAKFQGDDDDDDQPEVTIVESNTVVNGVIDITSDPPQQDQPLMNGGGGGGGGIDILPASNEVQVQVTSTRRPPKLHDMDLERMHSELYRGRYLTPQEFIDDIRKIVRNTALCAEEDLERHYRAEAMFNAAEVSILEFDATFRLECERMAVRERKRREEYKKSKVRAKEKEKEKAGGNGNGSDNGNGNGFMGTRKSARHNGLQPELGITDPVKLERRLKRQREEGGGGTDSHGSEDEKDENRDPKRSKMFVYDENRDPLEIATPPRQHSSVRFAPLTIEPMQSLVPQPAPSIHIAAKAGPSVQPQQPHPLHPMHSMYPQDMSHPTQPFQPMQAHYPLQSHQPLPPMQPHQPTQLFNQPSQDFYPVSVNQPHFGHPSRSTHSPYPIQHELSGSQQHSNVWQQNNEQSSRFPSNFIPGPGDQRERERDGMLVDPVHGQFGTAAQQQPRSSGFDPSLLNPLSEEMPIHSTPVPPPVIDDDPFLSMPLPQQSIRIKSTSPHPHPSKPSSKSPEPPRDRDREPSPMPGVERTPTPLPEFHVDENLLAQLESSLRLHTSTLTIEQLEQLRATCLSCVWRNRREWDRGGVVRELQDVVSDFVVEVGGGGDSSGEDGEMS